Within Actinoplanes sp. L3-i22, the genomic segment GACGGCAAGGGCTCGACGTTCGTCCCGCTCGCGCAGGCCGTCGCCCGGGAGGGCTATGCGGCGCTGCGCTTCAACAAGCGCGGCGTGACCGGCATTGGCCCGGTGGAGAGCACCGACCCGGCGCAGCTCAACCCGAAGCATCCCTACGACCGGATCCAGCGGGACGCCGCCGCGGTGATCCGCTTCGCCGCCGGGTCGCCCCGGATCAACCCGTCGAAGATCTTCCTGCTCGGCCACAGCGAGGGCACCGACGTCGCCGCGAACCTGGCCGCCGACCCGGCCGCGTTCGGCATCCCGAAGCCGGCCGGTGTGATCGAGATGGGGGTCGTCGGCCAGGACATCAAGCAGCTGCTCACGCTGCAGATCTACGGCCGGCTGCTGCTGCAGCTGCACGACCAGTTCGACGTGAACGCCGACGGCCGGCTGACGGCCACCGAGGCGGTCAACGGGCTGGTCGGCCAGCCGCAGGAGGTCGCTGATCAGTTCCGGTCGGTGCTCCTCGACGGCGACAAGGTCCGCCGGAGCACCGACACCGACGGCGACGGGCAGATCGCGATCGACACCGAGGCCGGCGCGGTTCTGCGCGCGGCGACCGGCATCGACGCGTACCCGAACGTCCCGGGGCTGGAGGAGATTCAGGAGTACATCGCCGACATCGCCCGCTTCCCGACCGTGACCCAGGCGCTGCCCCGGTTCGCCGGCCCGACGCTGCTGCTCAACGGCGAGAACGACCTGCAGACCCCGGCCCGCGCCGCACTGGCCGCCGACGCCGCGGTGGCCGCGTCCGGGAACCCGAATCACAAGATCATTATTTACCCGGGCATGGCGCACACCATGAACATCACGCCGAAATTCACTCCGGAGTTCGGCGAGCCGGACCGTCAGGTTGTCAACGACATCCGGGCGTGGCTCGGTCAGTTGAATTAAAATCAAATTCCGATTATCCGGTACGGCCATTATCGTGCTCTACTCGACAAATGAGCGCGCGACGTCCGTACCCCTGGAAGCTTTTCGGCGGTGTCCTGTCCGCCGTGGTCCTGGTGTCGATCACCGGGCCCGCGGCGGCCGCCGACTATCCGTCCTTCGACGGCGTGACCACGCTGCACCTGAACGGAAGCGCCGCGGTCGTCCCGGTCGGCCCGGCCCACCGCGCGGTCCTGCGCCTGACCGGCGGCCGGCTCCCGCAGGCGGGTTCGGCCTGGGATCACGACCGCCTCGACCTGACCGAATCGTTCGGCACGTCGTTCTACGTCATGCTCGACGGCCACTCCGGCGCTCACGGAATATCCTTCGCCCTGCAGTCCACCGGCCCCCGGGCGCTCGCGGTGAAACGGGGCGCGACAATCGAATTCGACGATGCGAAGAATAGCGTCGCGCTGAACCTGAACAACACTCGGGTAATGGCCACCGAGGCGAACATTCCGCTGATCGATTCACCGTTCCTGGCCCGGGTCACCTACGACGCCACGACCAGGACACTGCGGGCCTATCTGAGCGCCCCGGACGCCGACGAGCAGCTGGTCGTCGACCGCACCGTCGACCTGCCCGCCCAGCTCGGCGCGGACCGGGCCTGGGCCGGCTTCACCGCCACCGCCACCGACCCGGCCGCCACCCAGGACATCCTCTCCTGGGAGTCGGAGCCCCCGACCGAGTGACCGGAAACGGTCAGACGTCGGCCTCGACGGCGAACGTGTTGCCGTCCGGGTCCCGGAACCAGGCGATCCGCCCGCCGCCGGCCCGCGGGGTGGTGCCCCGGGCGTCGTGCACCAGCCCCGGGTAGCGGGCGAACTCGACGCCGGCCGCGGTGAGCTCGTCGACGATCTGGTCCAGGTCGTCGACGTACCAGGTGGCCAGGGTCGCCTCGCTGGTCCCGGCGGTGGGCGACTGGTAGACGTTCAGCGCCGGCCCGCCGCCGGAGCCGTAGATCCGCCCGCCGTCGGCGATCCGCCCGCTCGGGGTGGCCCGCAACGACGGCAGGCCGAGTCTGCCCTCGTAGAAGGCGACCGCCCGCGCGATGTCGGAGACGGCGACCGAGGCTCGGAGGTGATGCGCGCTCAACGGCATCACCCCACACTCGCACGGCCCGCGCGGGTCTGCCCGGTCCGTGCGAGTACGAGGGAGCGGAAACTCAGGAGCAGAACTTGTCCATCGGCTCCAGCCACCCGGTCATCTCGGCCTCGAGCACCGAGTCGATGTCCTTGAGCGTCTTGAACTTGGCGAAGAAGGCGTCGTCCGAGGCGCTGGCGTCGATCCGCTTGAGGCTCTCCGTGCCGGCCGCCTTGAGGTCCGGGTCCTGCGCCTTCGCGGTGGACGCGTTCAGGGCGGCGCCCACCGCCTTGAGCCGCTTGCCGGCGTCGGTGCGGGCCTTCGTCGCGTTGGCGGTCTGCTTGGCCTGCTTGTAGGCGATGGTCTTGCCGAGCTCGACGCCGAAGTCCTCCATCTTCTTGCCCCCGAGCAGGGTGCCGACCGAGTCGCAGACCTTCTTGGTGTCGGCGGTGAAGTCGGCGGACGGGCTGGCCGCCACGGTCGCGGCCGGTGCCGCGGCGTCGGTGGCGTCCTCGGACGTCGAACCGCAGGCGGTGCCGGTGAGCAGCAGCGCGCCGGTGGTGACGGCCAGGATGAAGCGTCGCATGAAAGGCATCCCCGTAAATCCAGAAAGATCAAGTCCGGGCACGATAGGCGGATCGGCATCGATGCCGATACCAGCCCTTCGGCCCGACCGGGACGCCCGATCGGGCGGGCGGCGCCCCCGACCGGACGCGATTTGTCTCTACAGTGCCTCCATGCGGCCCGCGAAGATCCTCACGGCAATGATCGTCCTGATGTCCGTCTCCGCCTGCGGCCCGGACGAGCCGGCGCCCGCCGCCGCACCCCCGGCAGCATCCGCTGGCGCATCCCCGGCGGCATCCGCCGCCCCGGCCGCCACCTGGGCTTCCCCCGAGGCGGGCAAGGCCTGCAAGCTGGCGGCCGAGGCACCCCGCCCCGGTGAAGCGATCGAGATCGACGAGCAGGCGATCAAGGCCATCGTCGAGAACGCCGGAAAGTCCGGCATCCCGCGCATGGAGACGGCCGGCGCCGAGATCCAGGCCCGCTACACGGCCTGGCTCAACGCCAAGATCGGCGACGAGGCGGCCAAGGCCCAGGACGACCTCCTGACCGCGGTCGGCCAGTTCGACAGCGCCTGCGGTTGATCGATCAGGAAATCCGGCGGAGGTGAACGGGGAACGTCACCTAGATCACTTCACGATGTACACATGAGAGCTTGGCGCGTCGATATCGTACGGATGTGCCCATTCGTGCTCACCACGCCGACGAGTCCGCCCGCCCCGCTCCCGCCCGCTCGGACGCCCCGCGCCCGGCCGGCCGTGTCCAGGAATTGCTGGCGCTGCAGCGACTGGCCGGCAACCAGGCCGTGGGGCACCACCTGAGCGTGCAGCGCGAGTCGGTCCAGCAGGCCGTCGCCTCCCCGGCCCGCCCGATCGAGCCGGCCCTCCGTGCCGAGATGGAGTCCCGCCTCGGCGCCGACTTCTCCGGCGTCCGCCTGCACGACGGCCCGGTCGCGCAGCGCTCCGCGACCGCCCTGTCCGCCGCGGCGTACACCTCCGGCCGCGACATCGTGGTCGGCCCGGGCGGCCTGAGCAAACTCGACCTGGCCCACGAGCTGACCCACGTGATGCAGCAGGCGGCCGGCCCGGTCGCCGGCACCGACCACGGTTCCGGCGTCCGCGTCTCCGACCCGTCCGACCGCCACGAGCGTGCCGCCGAGGCCAACGCGGCCAAGGCGATGTCCGGCCCGGTCCCCGCCCAGCGGCAGGCCGAGCCACTGGCGCCCGGCGGGGCCGGCGAAGTGGTCCAGCGCAAGGGCACCGAGAAACTCACCGCCCAGGTGGCCGCGGCGCGGACCGCCGCCCAGGGTCCGATGGGCTGGCTGAGCACGCGGCTCACCAAGCCGGGCCCGGACGAGCCGGCCGTGGCGGCGCTGAAGCAGGCGGTCGCGGCCTACGACGCCTGGCCGGGGCGCGACCCGTCGGAGTGCCTCCAGGTGCTCACGTCGATCATGGCCGAGCAGGCCGCGAACGAGAACGAGTTCACCACCGACGCCGGCCGGGCGTACCTGGAGAGCTTCAAGGCCGCCTACCGGCGCGAGGCGCAGGTCCTCGGCGCCCAGATCAAGCGGGCCGAAGACCATCCGGCCGAGGGGGCCGCGCCCTACGAGAAGATGACCACCGACGGGGCGATGTGGAAGGAGTCCGCCCACCACGAGGACATCGGCACTTTCGGGATGTCCGGCCCGTCGTACTTCATGGAGTTGTCGGCGATGAACCGCGGCGACATGACCAGCGAGATCCAGCCGGTCAGCGGCAGCACCTGGGTGAAGGACGTCACCCAGCGCCTGGAGGCGCAGCTGCGCTCGGCCGTGCTCAGCCACTACACCCTGGCCTCGCGGGCCGACGCGATGGAGGCCGGCGGCAACGAGATCAAGTCCAAGACCGCGCTGGCCGCCGAGAACCCGACTGCGGCCCACAACACCCAGGGGTACGACACGTTCGCCCTGTCCAACGAGGGTTTCACGTTCTGGTTCATCGAGCCGGCCGGCCGCACCGGCGTCGGCCGGGACACCCGGTTCAGCAAGGACGAGAACGACACCTCGGCCCGGTCGGCCCGGATCGAACTGGACATCGAGCAGTCCGGCCTGCTGGAGTCCGGCTGGGTGATGCTCAGTGACTTCGCCCAGCGTGAGTACCCGGTGCTGGAGGCCGAGGGGGCACGCACCCGGTCGTACCTGCCCACCCGGGTTCCGGCCGACGCCGACCAGGCCAAGCGGGTGCGGGCGTTCAATCGCAGCCTGGCCGACGAGGACCAGGTCATGGAGTCGTTCACGAAGTTCACCGACGTGTCCGACGACTACGACAAGAGCATCCGCCGCCTGGTCTACCTGCAGTCGGTGACCGATGCCGACAACCGGATGGTGTATTCCGGCGGCCGCGACCCGATCGAAAAGCCGGAGCTGCTGCACAACAACGTCCTGCAGGGCCCGGACATCATCCCGGGCCTGGCCCAGCGCGCCGTCGTCGAGATCATGCGCCTGGAGAAGGTCAACCCCAAACTCGCCACCGCCCTGAAGCGGATGTCCGGCGCCGACCTGATGGTCTTCCTGCTCAAGGACCTGGTCCGCCCGCAGGCGATGATCCCCAACCGGACCTCGCTGGCCAACGCCCGCATCTACCGAGAGCCCGCCGAGGCCACCGAAACCGTCTAGATCAACTTCAAGATCTTCATTGCCTACGCTGCGGCCAATAACTGATCGTCGCTCCCGCGGGGACCCTTCCGGGCCTCGCAAGGGCGCGGGGCGCCCAGAACGCGAGACCCTCCAGGGCGACGTCCGCGGGTGGTTGCGGTCAACCCGCAAGACCGGGGCCGGTTGCGAAAGCGCGCCATCGCCGGTTCCGCCAACTGCGAATTCTGTGAAAGATGCGAATGCTAATTTCACAACATGACCCGGAGCGGCGGGAAGAAGATCTACGCGCATGCCAAGCTGCGCCGGCTGCGCCGTGACCACGGCCTCAGCCAGATCGAGCTGGCCCGCCGCCTGGAGATCTCGACCAGCTACCTGAACCAGATCGAGAGCAGCCTGCGCCCGCTCACCACGGCCGTGCTGCTGCGGATCGCCGAGGTGCTCGGGGTCGACCCGGAGTTCTTCTCCGACGCCGACGAGGAGCGCCTCGGCACCGATCTGCGGGCGGCACTGGCCGACGAGGCCAGCGGCACCGAGCTGTCCGGCACCGACGTCAGCGAGATGATCCGCGACTACCCGGAGATCGCCCGCGCGCTGGTCGCCCTGCACCACCGCTACCGGGACGCCGCCGACCGGGTCGCCGCGCTGGCCGGGCCGGACTTCACGCTCAGCGAGCCGCACGACGACGTGCGCGACTTCTTCTACGCCCACCACAACTACTTCGACCCGCTCGACCTGGCCGCCGAGGACCTGGCGTCCCGGCTGGACCTGGCGCCGGGCCGGGTCGCCGACGCGCTCACCCGGCACCTCGACGAGCAGTACGGGGTCCGCGTCGTGCACACCGGCGGCCACCGCCAAGGCCCGGACGTGCGCCGCTACGACCCGGACACCGCGGTGCTGTACCTGGCCGGCGCCCACACCGACGGGCAGCGCGCGTTCCAGCTCGCCTCGCAGCTGGCCGTGCTGGCCCACGGCGGCCTGCTCACCGCGCTGGCCGCCGACCCGCTGCTGCACGGCGAGGCGGCGCCGCTCGCCCGCATCGGGCTGGCCAGCTACTTCGCCGGGGCGCTGCTGATGCCGTACACCGCGTTCCACACCGCCGCCGAGGAGCTGCGCTACGACATCGAGCTGCTCGGCGCCCGGTTCGGCGTCGGCTTCGAGACCGTCTGCCACCGCCTCAGCACGCTGCAGCGGCCCACCCTGCGCGGGGTGCCGTTCGCGTTCCTGCGCGTGGACCGGGCCGGCAACATCTCCAAGCGCCAGTCGGCCAGCGACTTCCACTTCTCCCGGCTCGGCGGCACCTGCCCGCTCTGGACGGTCTACGAGGCGTTCGCCGCCCCGGGCCGGATCCTCACCCAGGTAGCCGAGATGCCGGACGGCAAACGCTACTTCTGGATCGCCCGCACGGTCACCCGCGGCGGCTTCGGTCACCACGCGCCGCGCAGCACGTTCGCGGTCGCGCTCGGCTGCGAGCTGCGGCACGCCCACCGGCTGGTCTACGCCGAGGGGGTGGCCCTGGACGACCGGCGCGGGGCGACCCCGATCGGCCTGGGCTGCCGGATCTGCGAGCGACAGGACTGCGCGCAACGCGCCCGGCCCCCGGCCGGCGGCTCCCTCGCCGTCGACGAGAACCGGCGCACCGCCGTGCCCTACCCGGTTCTGCGAAGCCCATGACGGTGTTGGATGGAGGAACGACCGTGAGCGATCGAAAGGTGTGTTGTGTCGACGTCAGCTGATGGGCTCACGCTGGGCGCGGACTTCCCGGCGGCGACCGCCGAGCAGTGGCGCCGGCTGGCCCTGGCCGCGCTCCGCAAGTCCGGCGCCGCGACCGAGGAGACCGCCCCGGAGCAGGTCGACGACCTGCTGGCCACGGTGACCTACGACGGCCTGCGGATGGCGGCGCTGCACACCGCCGACGACGCCCCGCCGCCCCCGGCCGGGCTGCCCGGCCAGTGGCCGTTCGTGCGCGGCTCCCGCCCGCTCGGCGGCTGGGACGTGCGCCAGGCGCACGCCGGCCGCGACCCGAAGCAGGTCCGCGAGGAGATCCTCACCGACCTGGAGAACGGCGTGACCTCGCTGTGGCTGGCGGTCGGTGGCGACGGCCTGCCGCTGAGCGCGCTGCCGGCCGCCCTGGACGGCGTCTACCTGGACCTGGCCGGCGTGGTCCTCGACCCCGGCCCGGACTTCACGGCCGCCGCCGAGGCATGGTCCGCCCTGCTCACGGCCCGTGGTGTGGACCCGGCTCAGGCCCGCGGCGGCCTCGGCGCCGACCCGCTGGGCTGGCTCGCCCGTACCGGTCAGAAGATCGCCGTCGGCGAAGCCGCGGCGCTCGCCGTCCGCTACCCGGAGCTGCGGGCGATCAGCGTGGACGCGACCGTCTACCACGAGGCGGGCGCGTCCGACGCCGAGGAGCTGGGCTGCGCCACCGCCGCCGGGGTGGCCTACCTGCGCGCGCTCACCGACGCCGGCCTGCCGATCCAGGAGGCCCTGGGCCACCTGGAGTTCCGGTTCGCCGCGACCGCCGACCAGTTCGCCACGATCGCCAAGCTGCGCGCCGCCCGCCGGGTCTGGGCCCGGGTCGCCGAGATGTGCGGCGCTCCGGAGGCCGGCGGCCAGCGCCAGCACGCGGTCACCTCGGCCGCGATGATGACCGCCCGTGACCCCTGGGTGAACCTGCTCCGGACCACCCTGGCCACCTTCGCGGCCGGGGTCGGCGGCGCGGACGCGGTCACCGTGCTGCCGTTCGACCACCGGCTCGGCCGGCCCGACGCGGTCGCCCGGCGGCTGGCCCGCAACACCTCGCTGCTGCTGATGGAGGAGTCGCACGTGGCCCGGGTCGCCGACCCGGCCGGCGGCTCCTGGTACATCGAGCGCTACACCGACGAGCTCGCGCATGCCGCCTGGGACTGGTTCACCACCATCGAGCGCGCCGGCGGGACCGTCGCCGCCCTGGACAGCGGCCTGATCTCCGACCGGCTCGCGGCGACCTGGGCGAAGCGGGCCGGCAACATCGCGCACCGCCGCGACCCGATCACCGGCGTGAGCGAGTTCCCGAACCTGGCCGAGCGGCTCCCGGAACGCCCGCCCGCACCGGTCCCGGCCACCGGGGGACTGCCCCGGCACCGGCTGGCGGAGGCGTTCGAGCGCCTGCGCGACCGCAGCGACGCGCACCTGGCCGCCACCGGCAGCCGCCCGACGGTCCACCTGGCCCTGCTCGGCTCGCCGGCCGCGCACGGTCCGCGCCTCACCTTCGCGACGAACCTGTTCGCGGCCGGCGGCATCGCGGTGACCACCGGCGAGTCCACGTCGGCCGTGGCGTGCGTCTGCGGGCCCGACCGGGCGTACGCCGAAGAAGCCGAACCCACCGCGGCCGCGTTGCGCGCCGCCGGGGCGACCCGCGTCCTGCTGGCGGGCCGGGGCGACTACCCCGGCATCGACGGCCACATCGCCATGGGCGGCGACGCGATCGCCGTGCTGACCACCGTTCTGGCCGACCTCGGAGTGGACGAATGATCCCCGACTTCTCGACGGCGAAGCTGACCGACCCGACGAAGCCGACCGACCCGGCGAAGCTGCCCGGCGCCGAGCAGGCCTGGCGCGACGCCGTCCGGGCCGGGACCGGCCACTCCGTGGACGAGCTGACCTGGCACACCCCGGAGGGCATCGCGGTCCCGCCGCTGTACACCGCCGCCGACCTGTCCGGCGTGGACTTCCTGACCACGTTCCCGGGCGTCGCGCCGTACCTCCGCGGTCCCTATCCCACGATGTACGTCAACCAGCCGTGGACCATCCGCCAGTACGCGGGTTTCTCCACCGCCCAGGAGTCGAACGCGTTCTACCGCCGGAACCTGGCCGCCGGGCAGAAGGGCCTGTCGGTCGCGTTCGACCTGCCCACCCACCGTGGCTACGACTCCGACCACCCGCGGGTGACCGGTGACGTCGGGATGGCCGGGGTCGCGATCGACTCGATCTACGACATGCGGCAGCTGTTCGAGGGCATCCCGCTCGACAGGATGAGCGTGTCGATGACCATGAACGGCGCGGTCCTGCCGATCCTGGCGCTCTACATCGTGGCCGGCGAGGAGCAGGGCGTGCCGCCGGAGAAGCTGTCCGGCACGATCCAGAACGACATCCTCAAGGAGTTCATGGTCCGCAACACCTACATCTACCCACCCGGGCCGTCGATGCGGATCATCTCCGACATCTTCGCGTTCACCTCGCAGAGGATGCCGCGGTTCAACTCGATCTCGATCTCCGGCTACCACATCCAGGAGGCCGGGGCGACCGCCGACCTGGAGCTGGCCTACACGCTCGCCGACGGCGTCGAGTACCTGCGCGCCGGCCGCGCCGCCGGCCTGGACGTCGACGCGTTCGCGCCGCGGTTGTCGTTCTTCTGGGCGGTCGGGATGAACTTCTTCATGGAGGTCGCCAAGCTGCGCGCGGGCCGGCTGCTCTGGGCCAAGCTGGTCCGCGAGTTCGGCCCGAAGGACCCGCGCTCGCTGAGCCTGCGCGCGCACTGCCAGACCTCCGGCTGGTCGCTGACCGCCCAGGACGTCTACAACAACGTGATGCGCACCTGCGTCGAGGCGATGGCCGCCACCCAGGGGCACACCCAGTCGCTGCACACCAACGCGCTCGACGAGGCGCTCGCACTGCCGACCGACTTCTCCGCCCGGATCGCCCGCAACACCCAGCTGGTCCTGCAGCAGGAGTCCGGCACCACCCGGGTCGCCGACCCGTGGGGCGGCAGCGCCTACGTCGAGCGGCTCACCCGGGACCTGGCCGCCCGCGCCTGGGAGCACATCGAGGAGGTGGAGAAGGCCGGCGGGATGGCCCGCGCGATCGACGAGGGCATCCCGAAGATGCGCATCGAGGAGGCCGCCGCCCGCACCCAGGCCCGGATCGACTCCGGCCGCCAGCCGGTGATCGGCGTGAACAAGTACCGCCCGGCGTCGGACGGCCCGATCGACGTGCTGAAGATCGACAACGCCGCGGTCCGGGCCGCGCAGATCGAGAAGCTGCGCCGGCTGCGCGCCGAGCGCGACGAGGCCGCCTGCACCGCAGCCCTGGACGCGCTGACCGAGGCGGCGGCCCGCGACCAGGGGGCGAATCTGCTGGCGCTGGCGGTCGACGCGGCCCGGGCCAAGGCGACCGTCGGGGAGATCTCCGACGCGCTGGAGAAGGTCTACGGCCGGCACACCGCCCGCGTCCGTACCATCTCCGGGGTGTATCGCAAGGAGGCCGGCCAGGTGACCAACATCGAGCGGGCCCGGGTCCTGACCGCGGCGTTCGCCGAGGCCGAGGGCCGCCAGCCGCGGATCCTGGTCGCCAAGATGGGCCAGGACGGGCACGACCGCGGCCAGAAGGTGGTCGCCACCGCGTTCGCCGACCTCGGCTTCGACGTGGACGTGGGCCCGCTGTTCGCCACCCCGGCCGAGGTGGCCCGCCAGGCGATCGAGGCCGACGTGCACGTCGTCGGCGTCAACTCGCTCGCCGCCGGACACCTCACGCTGATCCCGGCCCTGCGCGACGAGCTGGCCGCCCAGGGCCGCCCGGACATCATGATCATCGCTGGCGGAGTGATCCCGCCGCAGGACTACGACGCCCTGCGCGAAGCCGGTGCCGCCGCCATCTTCGCGCCCGGAACCGTGCTCGCCGACGCGGCGATCGGCCTGCTCGGCGACCTGTTCGGGCAGCTCGGCCACCCCCTGCCCGCGGAATGACCCGGCCCCCTCTCGACCTGGACGCGATGGCCGCCGGGGTGCGCGACCGCACCCCGGCCTGGGTCGCCCGGGCGATCACGCTGGTCGAGTCCACCCGGCCGGACCACCAGGCCCAGGCGCAGCGGCTGCTGGCCACGCTCACCCCGGACGCCGGCCGCTCGCACCGGATCGGGATCAGCGGCGTGCCCGGCGCCGGCAAGTCCACCTTCATCGATGCGCTGGGCAGCGACCTGACCGGTTCCGGTCATCGGGTCGCGGTGCTCGCCGTGGACCCGTCCTCGGTGCGCAGCCGCGGCAGCATCCTCGGCGACAAGACCCGGATGGCGCGGCTGGCCGCCGACCCGGACGCCTACGTCCGCCCGTCGCCGACCGCCGGCACGCTGGGCGGCGTGGCCAAGGCCACCCGGGAGGCGATCGTGGTGGTCGAGGCGGCCGGCTACGACGTGGTGATCGTCGAGACGGTCGGCGTCGGCCAGTCCGAGACCGCGGTCGCCGACATGGTCGACTCGTTCCTGCTGCTGGCGCTGGCCCGGACCGGCGACCAGTTGCAGGGAATCAAGAAGGGGATCCTGGAGATCGCCGACGTGATCGCGGTCAACAAGGCCGACGGCCCGCACGAGGCCGAGGCGAAGCGGGCGGCCCGCGAGCTGTCCGGCGCGCTGCACCTGCTCGGCGGCGGCTCGGCGTGGACCACCCCGGTGCTGACCTGCAGCGGCATCGAGGGCACCGGCGTCGCCGAGATCTGGGCCCAACTCACCGCGCACCGCGACAGCCA encodes:
- a CDS encoding alpha/beta fold hydrolase; the protein is MTKTRKYRSLTVAVTALALVAGGVSAADADVLADRSVAAADAKGWAGITREQVRIDFGQGWVTQAELTYPTRSKGRLPVVVLLHGSGHNDMNQTLPDGKGSTFVPLAQAVAREGYAALRFNKRGVTGIGPVESTDPAQLNPKHPYDRIQRDAAAVIRFAAGSPRINPSKIFLLGHSEGTDVAANLAADPAAFGIPKPAGVIEMGVVGQDIKQLLTLQIYGRLLLQLHDQFDVNADGRLTATEAVNGLVGQPQEVADQFRSVLLDGDKVRRSTDTDGDGQIAIDTEAGAVLRAATGIDAYPNVPGLEEIQEYIADIARFPTVTQALPRFAGPTLLLNGENDLQTPARAALAADAAVAASGNPNHKIIIYPGMAHTMNITPKFTPEFGEPDRQVVNDIRAWLGQLN
- a CDS encoding VOC family protein, which gives rise to MPLSAHHLRASVAVSDIARAVAFYEGRLGLPSLRATPSGRIADGGRIYGSGGGPALNVYQSPTAGTSEATLATWYVDDLDQIVDELTAAGVEFARYPGLVHDARGTTPRAGGGRIAWFRDPDGNTFAVEADV
- a CDS encoding DUF4157 domain-containing protein — protein: MPIRAHHADESARPAPARSDAPRPAGRVQELLALQRLAGNQAVGHHLSVQRESVQQAVASPARPIEPALRAEMESRLGADFSGVRLHDGPVAQRSATALSAAAYTSGRDIVVGPGGLSKLDLAHELTHVMQQAAGPVAGTDHGSGVRVSDPSDRHERAAEANAAKAMSGPVPAQRQAEPLAPGGAGEVVQRKGTEKLTAQVAAARTAAQGPMGWLSTRLTKPGPDEPAVAALKQAVAAYDAWPGRDPSECLQVLTSIMAEQAANENEFTTDAGRAYLESFKAAYRREAQVLGAQIKRAEDHPAEGAAPYEKMTTDGAMWKESAHHEDIGTFGMSGPSYFMELSAMNRGDMTSEIQPVSGSTWVKDVTQRLEAQLRSAVLSHYTLASRADAMEAGGNEIKSKTALAAENPTAAHNTQGYDTFALSNEGFTFWFIEPAGRTGVGRDTRFSKDENDTSARSARIELDIEQSGLLESGWVMLSDFAQREYPVLEAEGARTRSYLPTRVPADADQAKRVRAFNRSLADEDQVMESFTKFTDVSDDYDKSIRRLVYLQSVTDADNRMVYSGGRDPIEKPELLHNNVLQGPDIIPGLAQRAVVEIMRLEKVNPKLATALKRMSGADLMVFLLKDLVRPQAMIPNRTSLANARIYREPAEATETV
- a CDS encoding short-chain fatty acyl-CoA regulator family protein; protein product: MTRSGGKKIYAHAKLRRLRRDHGLSQIELARRLEISTSYLNQIESSLRPLTTAVLLRIAEVLGVDPEFFSDADEERLGTDLRAALADEASGTELSGTDVSEMIRDYPEIARALVALHHRYRDAADRVAALAGPDFTLSEPHDDVRDFFYAHHNYFDPLDLAAEDLASRLDLAPGRVADALTRHLDEQYGVRVVHTGGHRQGPDVRRYDPDTAVLYLAGAHTDGQRAFQLASQLAVLAHGGLLTALAADPLLHGEAAPLARIGLASYFAGALLMPYTAFHTAAEELRYDIELLGARFGVGFETVCHRLSTLQRPTLRGVPFAFLRVDRAGNISKRQSASDFHFSRLGGTCPLWTVYEAFAAPGRILTQVAEMPDGKRYFWIARTVTRGGFGHHAPRSTFAVALGCELRHAHRLVYAEGVALDDRRGATPIGLGCRICERQDCAQRARPPAGGSLAVDENRRTAVPYPVLRSP
- a CDS encoding methylmalonyl-CoA mutase subunit beta, translated to MSTSADGLTLGADFPAATAEQWRRLALAALRKSGAATEETAPEQVDDLLATVTYDGLRMAALHTADDAPPPPAGLPGQWPFVRGSRPLGGWDVRQAHAGRDPKQVREEILTDLENGVTSLWLAVGGDGLPLSALPAALDGVYLDLAGVVLDPGPDFTAAAEAWSALLTARGVDPAQARGGLGADPLGWLARTGQKIAVGEAAALAVRYPELRAISVDATVYHEAGASDAEELGCATAAGVAYLRALTDAGLPIQEALGHLEFRFAATADQFATIAKLRAARRVWARVAEMCGAPEAGGQRQHAVTSAAMMTARDPWVNLLRTTLATFAAGVGGADAVTVLPFDHRLGRPDAVARRLARNTSLLLMEESHVARVADPAGGSWYIERYTDELAHAAWDWFTTIERAGGTVAALDSGLISDRLAATWAKRAGNIAHRRDPITGVSEFPNLAERLPERPPAPVPATGGLPRHRLAEAFERLRDRSDAHLAATGSRPTVHLALLGSPAAHGPRLTFATNLFAAGGIAVTTGESTSAVACVCGPDRAYAEEAEPTAAALRAAGATRVLLAGRGDYPGIDGHIAMGGDAIAVLTTVLADLGVDE
- the scpA gene encoding methylmalonyl-CoA mutase; the encoded protein is MIPDFSTAKLTDPTKPTDPAKLPGAEQAWRDAVRAGTGHSVDELTWHTPEGIAVPPLYTAADLSGVDFLTTFPGVAPYLRGPYPTMYVNQPWTIRQYAGFSTAQESNAFYRRNLAAGQKGLSVAFDLPTHRGYDSDHPRVTGDVGMAGVAIDSIYDMRQLFEGIPLDRMSVSMTMNGAVLPILALYIVAGEEQGVPPEKLSGTIQNDILKEFMVRNTYIYPPGPSMRIISDIFAFTSQRMPRFNSISISGYHIQEAGATADLELAYTLADGVEYLRAGRAAGLDVDAFAPRLSFFWAVGMNFFMEVAKLRAGRLLWAKLVREFGPKDPRSLSLRAHCQTSGWSLTAQDVYNNVMRTCVEAMAATQGHTQSLHTNALDEALALPTDFSARIARNTQLVLQQESGTTRVADPWGGSAYVERLTRDLAARAWEHIEEVEKAGGMARAIDEGIPKMRIEEAAARTQARIDSGRQPVIGVNKYRPASDGPIDVLKIDNAAVRAAQIEKLRRLRAERDEAACTAALDALTEAAARDQGANLLALAVDAARAKATVGEISDALEKVYGRHTARVRTISGVYRKEAGQVTNIERARVLTAAFAEAEGRQPRILVAKMGQDGHDRGQKVVATAFADLGFDVDVGPLFATPAEVARQAIEADVHVVGVNSLAAGHLTLIPALRDELAAQGRPDIMIIAGGVIPPQDYDALREAGAAAIFAPGTVLADAAIGLLGDLFGQLGHPLPAE
- the meaB gene encoding methylmalonyl Co-A mutase-associated GTPase MeaB, translating into MTRPPLDLDAMAAGVRDRTPAWVARAITLVESTRPDHQAQAQRLLATLTPDAGRSHRIGISGVPGAGKSTFIDALGSDLTGSGHRVAVLAVDPSSVRSRGSILGDKTRMARLAADPDAYVRPSPTAGTLGGVAKATREAIVVVEAAGYDVVIVETVGVGQSETAVADMVDSFLLLALARTGDQLQGIKKGILEIADVIAVNKADGPHEAEAKRAARELSGALHLLGGGSAWTTPVLTCSGIEGTGVAEIWAQLTAHRDSQDVDERRRRQQVGWMRVMAEEAILSRFRTNPAVRAAVTDMEQRILAGSITPAQATEHLLAVFDKPQT